AGACTTAAGGTATCGACAGATATTAAAAAATGATCTTATGATTAGACTCAACTCTCTCTTTCCGAATGAACCCCCTTGGGAAGATTTAGACCCCGTGAAAAGAATTTTGTTCACAGAATTCTACAAACAATAATTTTTTAAATTATGTAGATTAAAGATGCACCAAGGGAGCATCTTAAAAAGGATTCATGGCGAGTGATTTTGAAAACCTAGATGATTTAGATTGGGCAGACGTCGAAGGTGAGTTAGAAGCCAATCGTGACGCAATTTTGGCGGAGGTGCAAAACATAGAGGCACCTTCCGACTCTGACAGTCCTGCTCCAGCAGGTCCCGGACATATAGCTTCGGAATTAGACATTGACTTCCTTCTGGATGTGCAACTGAACATTCAGGTTGAAGTTGGTCGTTCCCAAATTCGAATCGAGGATCTCCTGGAGTTAGATCAAGGCTCAATTGTAGAACTGCAAAGTGCTATTGGGGAACCACTTGATATCCGAGTGAATGAAAAACTTGTTGCTCGTGGGGAAATTGTCGTAATAAATGACAAGTTTGCTGTCCGAATTACTGACATTATTAGCCCGGATGATCGTTTTGCCGCACTCTGATAAAAGAATTACGAATCGTTTCCGAACCTGGTCTATCTTATTCGGAACACTTCTTTCCGTTCTGGCTATCCTTCCCAAACTTCAAGCAGCCCCCTACACCCTGCAAGAAATCAAACTGGCTTCCCTTTATCAAGCAGAACAAATCAGTCTTCAATTTGATGGGGCCTATCCAGACGAGCCAATTGTGAATTTTGAACCAGGAGCCCTTTCAGTTCGCTTGGTGGGAACCAAGATGGCTGGTGGGTTAGTTACAGAGTTGAACCCACCTAACGAATCGCTGATTCGAAATGTATTAGTCTCACAACCAGCGATGGCAGAATT
The sequence above is drawn from the SAR324 cluster bacterium genome and encodes:
- the fliN gene encoding flagellar motor switch protein FliN, coding for MASDFENLDDLDWADVEGELEANRDAILAEVQNIEAPSDSDSPAPAGPGHIASELDIDFLLDVQLNIQVEVGRSQIRIEDLLELDQGSIVELQSAIGEPLDIRVNEKLVARGEIVVINDKFAVRITDIISPDDRFAAL